From bacterium, one genomic window encodes:
- a CDS encoding molybdopterin-dependent oxidoreductase, with product MPKITIDEKDYEVADGLMILQAIDDLGLLMSGVDIPHYCWHPKLPIDGSCRMCQIEIEGVPKLQIACNTPVKDGMVISTQSERVQTARQGVLELLLLNHPLDCPICDQAGECKLQDYSFDFGMPAGRTKEPRRVAKKAVDLGPTITFDQERCILCRRCVRFCREVPGTGELGVFNRGERSLMELFPGTQLDNDYSMNVADLCPVGALTTKDFRFKIRSWFLDDVETVCDRCSTGCNVYASRSNNKIYRFVPRLNDDVNDTWMCDHGRLSYKMGRENRLESALVGGKPASFIEGLRKASDLVRAASESGGTIVASASPFSSNEDLFTLRKLLETLGAPPATFSVPAGKADGILTQAEKAPNAEGARALGFQESDELAGAKLGIVFGHVLPATALTQVEKWILIDTHASDLSGKAAVVLPSRVVTEKDGSFTNHAKRVQRFRRVVEPSWEAWSEGALLQQIADFAGLDGWSEPWDAFAVSKRLCDEVPAFSGCGLTELGFCGCELSK from the coding sequence ATGCCGAAGATCACGATCGACGAAAAAGATTACGAGGTTGCCGACGGATTGATGATCCTGCAGGCGATCGACGATCTCGGCTTGCTGATGAGCGGCGTCGATATTCCCCACTACTGCTGGCATCCGAAACTGCCCATCGATGGCTCGTGCCGCATGTGTCAGATCGAGATCGAAGGCGTTCCAAAGCTTCAGATCGCCTGCAACACGCCGGTCAAAGATGGCATGGTCATCAGCACGCAGAGCGAGCGCGTGCAGACTGCGCGCCAGGGAGTGCTGGAACTCCTGCTTCTCAACCATCCACTGGACTGCCCGATCTGCGACCAGGCCGGAGAGTGCAAACTACAGGACTACTCTTTCGACTTTGGCATGCCCGCAGGGCGCACGAAGGAGCCTCGCCGGGTTGCAAAGAAGGCCGTGGACCTCGGGCCGACCATCACCTTCGACCAGGAGCGCTGCATTCTGTGCCGTCGTTGCGTGCGCTTCTGTCGGGAGGTTCCGGGAACCGGTGAGCTGGGTGTCTTCAATCGCGGTGAGCGATCATTGATGGAGTTGTTCCCGGGCACTCAGCTCGACAATGATTACTCCATGAACGTTGCCGATCTCTGTCCCGTGGGTGCGCTTACCACGAAGGATTTCAGGTTCAAGATCCGTTCCTGGTTCCTCGACGACGTGGAGACCGTCTGCGATCGCTGTAGCACCGGTTGTAACGTGTACGCGTCGCGTTCGAACAACAAGATCTATCGCTTCGTGCCCCGACTCAACGACGATGTCAACGATACCTGGATGTGTGATCACGGCCGGCTCTCGTATAAGATGGGTAGGGAGAATCGGCTGGAGTCTGCGCTGGTCGGCGGGAAACCGGCGAGCTTCATCGAGGGGTTGCGCAAAGCGAGTGATCTCGTGCGCGCGGCCAGCGAGTCGGGTGGAACGATCGTGGCATCCGCATCGCCGTTTTCATCGAACGAAGACCTGTTCACCCTGCGCAAGCTGCTGGAAACACTCGGTGCGCCTCCCGCGACCTTCAGCGTGCCGGCCGGAAAGGCCGACGGCATCCTGACCCAGGCGGAGAAAGCACCCAATGCCGAGGGCGCACGTGCACTCGGCTTCCAGGAGTCTGACGAACTCGCCGGAGCTAAACTCGGCATCGTATTCGGACATGTTCTGCCAGCGACCGCACTCACACAGGTCGAGAAGTGGATCCTGATCGATACGCACGCGTCGGACCTGAGCGGTAAAGCCGCGGTGGTGTTGCCATCGCGTGTCGTTACCGAAAAGGATGGCAGTTTCACGAATCACGCGAAGCGTGTTCAGCGTTTCCGGCGTGTGGTCGAACCCAGCTGGGAAGCCTGGTCCGAAGGAGCCCTGCTGCAACAAATCGCCGACTTCGCGGGTCTGGACGGCTGGTCCGAGCCCTGGGACGCGTTCGCGGTTTCCAAGCGTCTGTGCGACGAAGTGCCCGCATTCAGTGGCTGCGGATTGACCGAACTGGGTTTTTGCGGATGCGAGTTGTCCAAATGA